The segment TTGAATTCATTCAGGCTGAGCGCGTGGACATAAGCTGACCAGGCGCGGTCGAAGACTGCAGGGGTAACTTCGGCACGCGCCACAGCACGCTCGAAGCAGAGTACTTCCCGCGTAAAATCACGCAGCAAGGACCAAGCGAGGTGGCGCAGGCGGGTATTGAAGGCCGAGTCGGATCGCACGCGTTGCCGTAACGATCCGTGAACGCGCATGAATTGGTCTTTGGACAACCGCAAGCGCGAAAAGCTAAGGGGCACGCCGTATGGTTGCTGCTCGTCAAGGAGCACTTGCGGGACGGCATTCAAGCCAGCTTGATACAGGTCGTACATCACCCGAGTGCCGAAAGTACCTTCCTCGGCGATGACGGTGTCACCTTCAATGCGCCAACTCATAACGCGCCTCCGTTTGCTGTGTACGTGCTGCATGGACGAGACCGATGGCGACGTTTTTGACTTGCAGGTCAGACAAATCGTTGATGTACTCCTCCACCCCGTTGTCATTAAGATCAGTCGCGGAGTGCAGCAAGTCGCGGAGTGCGGCGAGCTGAACAGCGCGACGTTCAGGCCGGGCATTGACTTCGTCGACTGCGGTAAGTAGCCAAGGAAGCAGCAATGTCGATGACCGCTTGGTTGATGCTGGAGCGGTGGCCGCCTGAGGTGCGCCCGTACTGCCTTCCTGAATGCGCCCTGAGTCGCCACTAATCGAGTACATCCGCCCTTCAGCAAGCAAGCCAAAGGGAACACCGCCGACGCACGGAATGCCCCACTCCCGCGCGATGATGGCGCAATGACTGAGCGGCGTGGCGTCGGCGATGACCAAAGCGGAGGCACGATTTAAGGCACTGAGATAGGAGTCATGAATCCAATCAGTGACCAAAATGTCTCCAGGACGCAGGCGCTCGAGGTCTTCGTCACTGCGTATGACACGCGCAATACCGCTGCCAACTCCTGGTGAAACGCTCAATCCTCGAAAGACGTCATGTAACGTATCCTCGCTTGTGGCTATGTTCTCCATTGCCATCGCCACGGTGACAGGCCGGGCTTGCAACACGTGCAGGCGCCCTTTCATGTCCACACACCATTCGAAGTCCACAGAATCCTGCCTGAGCACGTCGTGGGCGACGCGGTATAATTCCCCAATTAGCGCCTGCAGGGCGACGGGCGTTAAAGCGGGTTCGTTTATGGCAGGTTGCGCGCCATGCAATTGGCAGTGCAGCACAGCGTTTCGCGCGTCGACTCCTTGTACGGTAATGCCGAGGAAGGTGTCGTTGACCCAAGGCCAAAGGGTTTGCCGACCTTCGGGGTAAACCCACGGGTGCGTGTTTGCCAATCGGCAGTGTGTCTTCGCGGCCACTTGGACGACTGGGGGTTCTCCTCGTCCAGAAACTCGAATCGTGTCGCTTGGCACGCGACCACTCACTACGCCTTCGCAAAGCCCGTAGGCCATCGTCGCCATAAGTTGATGCCCTTGCACGAAAGCGACACCAGAGACGGCGGATTCTACTAAAGGCTGGACAAGCAAAGCCATGCGCGGCAGGGTTCCACCGACGCGACTGACGTACGATACAGCCCGTACGCCGAAGGCGCTGCTCCAGCACTCCCGCACCGCAGCGAGAAACTCGCCGAACGTGCGAACGTTCACGCTGGACAGGAAGATACCAGCATAACTGGCGTGCTCACCATCCTCACTGACAGCGCTAGATCGCACCACGACAGAACCTTCGAATTGTTCGAACACCCTGCGGAGTGCGTGGAGGGTATCGTCTGGCCATATGGCCTCGTGTAGCGCTTCACGGACGGCAGCGCAGGCGGCTGCGTCGCCGCGTCGAGCGCTGTCGACGGGCGCGGCGACGCTAGTCAGGAACGCATCAAGAGCCTCGGTGGTGAGCACCATGCCGTCAAGCGTTTGGACGCCCGCTTGCAACAGTCGGGCGAGTGTTGCCGCCTTGCCGCCGCAGATTGATATGTCGAGGGCTTCATTCAATACAAGGGTTCGAAACGCGGGTAGAAGCATATCTCTCCTTTTACGACCCGGTACCTTGATACCGCCGCAGGCCAGCGTGCCAAACGAGCAGCGATATACTTAGGGAAACTAGGCCAATGCACGGGCCGCTCAATGCCATCCACCAAGGCAGCTCAGTTGAACGACCGACGATGAACTGCACGGGAACGTAGGCGACAAAGGCGACGGGAAGGACGGTGAAGAGCACAGTTCGAACGGCAACGCCGTAAATATCCAAGGGATACCACAACAGTTGGCGTGTGCCTTTTCGAGTGATCTCGTAAATGCTGTTTGAATCGAAAGTCCAAAACGCGAATGCTGCCGAGAGCACCGTGAAGCTACTGAAAATCAACGCTCCTCCAAGAATGCCGGTGAGGAAGATTGCGACGTTCACCCACGTCCACAGTTCTAGGGTTTCGTGCAATGTGAACGCCAGCGCCGCGATGCAGAACAATGGCATCGCGATAGCATCTACAGAGATTTGCCCGATCAATTGCAGCAACGGATGCATCGGCTTAAGCAGCTTGAGGTCAAGGCCGCCGTCCACGAGCTCGCGGTCGAAATTTCGGAGATTGGACACGAAGACGACCTCAAGGGCGGAAGCCAGCAGGGTGCCCACGTACAAAACCGTCAGCTGTGCCGGCGTCCAGCCGTGAATCGCGCCAACCTTCTGTCCAAGGAAGTACACCAAGGAGAACTCTGCGGCAAACATTAGCAGTGTGGACATCACGGACAGCGTGAACGTCACCTTGTATTGCCTGCGGGCGCGAACGCTCATGCTCATCAATGACAATAGTGTTGTGACGGGACGCACGTCAGCCTCCCTGCATAAACACGCGGCGTACTGCGGCACGGTGTAGGGTCATCGTTAGCATGACCAACGACACCAACCAAACTCCGGCACGCACCAGGAGGCCCAAGTAGTCTTGAGGTGAAATCAGGCCGGTGAGCACCGCGACTGGATCGTTGAAGACCAAGCGAGTGGGCGTGAACAGTGAAACCGTACGCATCCAGTCAGGCAGCAGAACCAGCGGCACGAATTGCCCGCTGAATACCGTGAAGATGGCTTCAAAGAAGTACCGAACGTGCCGTCCTTGGAACACCCAAAAGCAGAGATAGCCCACGATCAAGTCGAGTAGCAAGGCGACGATGATCGCCACCACCAGCAACAGCGCAAACATCCCCCACACCTTTGGGTCACGAGGCAGTGCAACCCGATCGATGAATACCGGTGTGACGGCGAGCAATGGGACGGCGCGCAGCACGAACGAAGCAAGTGATGTGCCCAGCGAGGTCGCCACACTGGACGCGGCAAACGACAGAGGGCGGATGAGGCGCTGTCCAATATCGCCGGACGCTATATCACGTTCAATCAAACGCGAGATGACGTCACTCGAAATGCACAGACCGAGCACAGCGGTGACGAGAGAGTACGTTACAAGGCTTTCGAGATTCACATCTGGCGCGGCACCTGCTGCCTTCACAGCGCGCCACACGTACACAAAAGCATACAAGGTCAGGATTGGCTGAATCATCTCCAGCAGAACTTTTCCACGATAGGCGAGCCGCATCCGCCAGGCAATACGCACCAAGTAAACAAAAGCAGATATCCATGCCCGACCGGGTGCAATTAAGGGGTGCGCGGTCATGCTGGTGTCGGCTCCACTACCTCACCGGCGTAAATGCGGCTAATGAGTTCGTCAATGTCCGGTCTTACAATGGAGATATCCGCCACCGAGTAGTTCACTGCGACTTGCGCAATCAAGTCGGCAAGAACGACGTCGCTACTGGCTGTGTGGAGTGCAAATCGGGTAGGCGACAACGCGACGACACGCGCTCCGCGCACGTACAGCATCTCAAGCGGCTCGCGAAGCTCGACCTCAACGTGCTGTCGTGCATCCAACCGCCGTAAACGAGCAAGCGTGCCGTCGAACGTGGGCGTGCCGCGGTCAAGGATGAGTACGCGTTGTGCAATGCGCTCCATGTCTGCCAAGTTGTGCGTGGTCAGCAACACGGTGACGCCCCAGGCTTCATTGATTTGACGAACAAAGTCAATGATTTTGCGCT is part of the Deinococcus sp. QL22 genome and harbors:
- a CDS encoding PEP/pyruvate-binding domain-containing protein, translating into MLLPAFRTLVLNEALDISICGGKAATLARLLQAGVQTLDGMVLTTEALDAFLTSVAAPVDSARRGDAAACAAVREALHEAIWPDDTLHALRRVFEQFEGSVVVRSSAVSEDGEHASYAGIFLSSVNVRTFGEFLAAVRECWSSAFGVRAVSYVSRVGGTLPRMALLVQPLVESAVSGVAFVQGHQLMATMAYGLCEGVVSGRVPSDTIRVSGRGEPPVVQVAAKTHCRLANTHPWVYPEGRQTLWPWVNDTFLGITVQGVDARNAVLHCQLHGAQPAINEPALTPVALQALIGELYRVAHDVLRQDSVDFEWCVDMKGRLHVLQARPVTVAMAMENIATSEDTLHDVFRGLSVSPGVGSGIARVIRSDEDLERLRPGDILVTDWIHDSYLSALNRASALVIADATPLSHCAIIAREWGIPCVGGVPFGLLAEGRMYSISGDSGRIQEGSTGAPQAATAPASTKRSSTLLLPWLLTAVDEVNARPERRAVQLAALRDLLHSATDLNDNGVEEYINDLSDLQVKNVAIGLVHAARTQQTEARYELAH
- a CDS encoding ABC transporter permease; this translates as MRPVTTLLSLMSMSVRARRQYKVTFTLSVMSTLLMFAAEFSLVYFLGQKVGAIHGWTPAQLTVLYVGTLLASALEVVFVSNLRNFDRELVDGGLDLKLLKPMHPLLQLIGQISVDAIAMPLFCIAALAFTLHETLELWTWVNVAIFLTGILGGALIFSSFTVLSAAFAFWTFDSNSIYEITRKGTRQLLWYPLDIYGVAVRTVLFTVLPVAFVAYVPVQFIVGRSTELPWWMALSGPCIGLVSLSISLLVWHAGLRRYQGTGS
- a CDS encoding ABC-2 family transporter protein; its protein translation is MTAHPLIAPGRAWISAFVYLVRIAWRMRLAYRGKVLLEMIQPILTLYAFVYVWRAVKAAGAAPDVNLESLVTYSLVTAVLGLCISSDVISRLIERDIASGDIGQRLIRPLSFAASSVATSLGTSLASFVLRAVPLLAVTPVFIDRVALPRDPKVWGMFALLLVVAIIVALLLDLIVGYLCFWVFQGRHVRYFFEAIFTVFSGQFVPLVLLPDWMRTVSLFTPTRLVFNDPVAVLTGLISPQDYLGLLVRAGVWLVSLVMLTMTLHRAAVRRVFMQGG